Genomic segment of Oncorhynchus keta strain PuntledgeMale-10-30-2019 chromosome 12, Oket_V2, whole genome shotgun sequence:
gagatatcagctgatgtacgaagagctatataaatacatttgatttgatttgatttgaacgtcTAAATCTGCTGTACAGATCTGTTACAAGTCTTGGAGGACCTTCTAGGCGTTCCCAGTGTAGCGTGGACAGCATACCCTCTTGTCCGCTGATAATTCTCGTTGACACTTCGTCGGAGAAAATGGCGGCTGGAGTGAGACAGGAGCTTGCACAACTTATGAATTCAAGCGGATCTCACAAAGATCTCGCTGGAAAGTATGTATTGGCCAAGATAGATGAAAATATATGTGCGTGGAGATATACATTACTTTAGACCCGAGTGTGACGTTTACAGTGAATTATGAAAGTGTCAATGAGCAGCCCGCCGATGCTAGTTATGCTAGCTAGCAATAGCTATTAGCATCACATTGCGGCTAGCATAGGTTAGACGTTTTACCGGTACTGTATGTATCTAACGTTATCTACCGGTATGTTAGCTAATGTTAATTATCAGCAAGCTAGCTAGACAGTGTCTGGATAAAATGATTGCCAAATATATTGTGTTGTCAACAGTGTGCACTAGTCGATTAGCTACAGTTTAGTTTATTAACGTCAGCTAGCTATGGCTTTTGGTAATGTAGATGGCTAGctaaatatagctagctaactgtagTTGGCTTTTGATTTGATGTGTGCATTGATTTGCATTTGATATTGCAGGCTTGCTATTCCATTTCAATTGTAATTGAAAATAATGGTAAATTCTCAAGTCATGAATATCATTTTTCATttaagatagctagctagctaatacacCCCTTGTTTGATCAATTGTAGATATCGACAGATTCTGGAGAAGGCCATCCAATTTACAGATGCAGAACAATTGGAATCATTAAAAGCATTCGTCGAAGCAAGTACGTATCCTGTATAAAGTACAGGGTGGAATAAATCCTGCTTACCATTTACTCACCTGTTACATAAAGTCCACCTTTTCCTTTGTACAATCATTACTCATAAATCACATTACTGTATATCCTGTCTAACTAATCCTCTCCTGTCCTGCAGTGGTCAATGAGAATGTCAGCTTAGTGATCTCTAGACAGCTGCTGACAGACTTCTGCACAAACATACCCAGTCTTCCTGACAGCACAGCCAAGTCAGTTTACCACTTCACACTAGAGAAGATACAGCCCAGGGTCATCTCGTTTGAAGAACAGGTGAGTACTGTGttcattgcacacacctggtttcccAGATCTAGCCTAGAGACTGGTTTGAAATAAATAACACAAATGTCTACCCTATGTTTAAATCCCATGTCTACCCCCAGGTGGCCTCCATCAGACAGCACTTATCCACCATCTATGAGAAGGAGGAGGACTGGAGAAACGCTGCTCAGGTTCTAGTGGGCATTCCTCTGGAGACAGGACAGAAGTAAGTCAATTTACTCCAGTGTTTCCCCAATATAATGTTGCGCGACTCGCCGGGAGTGTACAATTTGGTTCTCGCTGAGCACTAACACGTCTGATTCAACTTATAAACCCTCTTGTCCTCTTGGTCAGGCAGTACAACGTAGACTATAAGTTGGACACGTACCTGAAGATCGCCCGTCTGTACCTGGAGGATGATGACCCTGTTCAGGCCGAGGCCTACATCAACAGAGCCTCTCTGCTCCAGAACGAGTCCACCAACGAACAGCTACAGGTCCACTACAAAGTGTGCTACGCCAGAGTGTTGGACTACAGGAGGAAGTTTATCGAGGCTGCACAGCGGTACAACGAGCTCTCTTACAAGTCCATCGTCCACGAGACAGAGCGTCTAGAGGCCCTGAAGCACGCTCTTCATTGCACCATCCTGGCATCAGCAGGTACCTGCCACTGGTTTGTCTATTATCTTTCACAACATTGAGAAAGGCGTGTAGTCAAAGCAGCTCTAACTGTGTCGTTACTTTTTTGGCTCCAGTTTTTTGTTGCACTATATTTGGACTGCAATGTATTAACAGTAAAGttcactctccctcttccttctctcttctccctccctctctcctctttctctccaggcCAGCAGCGCTCCCGTATGTTAGCCACCCTGTTTAAAGACGAGCGCTGTCAGCAGCTGGCGGCCTACGGCATCCTAGAGAAGATGTACCTGGACCGCATAATCAGGGGGAACCAGCTGCAGGAGTTTGCTGCCATGCTTATGCCCCACCAGAAAGCCACCACTGGGGATGGTCAGTCTCCCAACTCATCCTCTCCATAGTCACTAGTTATTTAATTGATTGTGTAATAAGAAAAATGCTCTGCTCCATTACTGTGGGATTCTGTTTTTAGGCTCCAGCATATTAGACAGAGCTGTTATTGAACACAACCTGCTGTCTGCTAGCAAACTTTACAACAACATCACGTTTGAAGAGCTAGGGGCGCTTCTGGAGATCCCTCCCGCTAAGGTAAGATGGATTTCAACATACAAGACTCAGTAGCACTTTCACAGGTGTATGTTTTTTTCCCGGGGGGGGGGTAGGTCTAGGGTTTTGGTAATGCATCGTTTAATTTAGTGTATTTGTAAATATTGAAAATCAGGTGCGTTTTAAACAATTCTTTAATTTGTTATCAAGATTGACAGTTGGTGTATGCATATCATCTTATTCCTCAAGACGTTAAGTATCTGATGGAGAAAATCACTTTTCAGGGAAAGAGTTCGGGATGTAATTTATGATGAATGTAGCGTTTGAGGGCATAACCAACACCTTTAGTATGAGAGGTTGAAGTTAAAAAAACAATTTATAGTATTTTCACAGGCATGCAGTATTTATCCCAAAATATAAACAGAATAATATTTTGTGGTCCGTTATTATGAAAGTTGAAGTGTCAGTTTTAAAGCAGCAGCATTACCTAGAAGGCTTGTATTTTGAATATACATGTTGTTGTGCAGGACGATTATCTCCATGGTGAGGTCCCTGGTTACAGATGCAGTCTGGTAGGGAACATAATCACTACTTTACTAATGAATGGGGTGTGAAACCAAAAATACACAACTAAAATACAGTGAAATAAAGCCTTGTTGGCTCTCTCTCGCAACTTCTTGGTTGAAGATAGAGGTAATCAGAATGGAATGTGCACTCCCCTTATAATACCAGCTAAATGCTGTGGCTGATGTTTTTGTTAACATAAAGGGTGTTCTTGTAATTCCTAAAGACTCATATTGTGTCATATTTAGGGAAGTAGGTTATTTTGGGTAGTGGGATTGGGGATACATTACTCATAACCATGTGAAATTGTAGTCTTATTTGATGATCAAGTTGATAAGGGGCACCTAGGTATGACATTGATCTGTAATTTATTGTTTCTGTGGTAAGTAGTCAATTAGGTTTCTACTGAAAACAAACCTTGTACTGTACAAATAAATAGCCTGTGTTGCAATGATAGGAAAGCTGTTGAGATTGTTAAAGTTGAATGATACAGACATTAGAAAGGTTGCTTAGTATTTCTGTTCTATCATCATGGAACAGTGCCTACTGAATTCCCTATTGTATATATAGTTTATTCTTATTACCCAGTCATTTATTGCATGCATATCTTATATCCCACAGTATGTTTCAAGTACAGAACGTTTCTGTTGCTATTCTCCCCAGTATGACTTTTTCAACTCTGCTGAATTGAAAATATTAGTTAGCTATGTGAACTACTCATTGGTTTGTGTGTTAGTGCACTAGGTTACAACATCTAAATAAAGAGTAAACCTATGAGATATTTGTTGTTGAAAGATTGTGAACTGCATGTCTGGTTACAGTGGACTTAGTGTACATATTGAATTGAAAAGTGGGATGGTGTTAGTCAATTATAACGGGAGTGAGACGCTACACTACAGTTCTCCATTGGGCTGGGTTAGACCAAAAGACATTGTCATTTGTAGGTAATGCATACATTTACTGCTGACGCAtaaaggtaactgccaaaataaaggaaacgacAACTTTAAGGGCATTGggaatagattctacaagtgtctggaactctattgaagGGATGCGACACCactcttccacgagaaattccatcatttggtgttttgttgatggtggtggaaaacactgtcttGTTGCCACTTCAGAacctcccataagtgttcaattagATTGAAATCTGGTGactgacacacgcacacaattTAAACCCCTATGCTCCTTTGGGAACCTGCTTTCAATGTCACTGAGATCTATTCTAGCCATggtatacatgaccctaagcatgattgGAAGTTAATTTCTTAATTATTTAAGGAAACGTGTGTGGaaacacctgctttcaatatataCTGAAccaaatataaacacaacttgtaaagtgttggtcccatgtttcatgagatgaaataaaagatcccagaaatgttccatatgcacaaagcttatttctctcaaatgttctgTACACATTTGTTTATTTctgtgttagtgagcatttctcctttaccaagataatccatccacctgacaggtgtgacataatcaagaagctgattaaacagcatgatcattacgcaggtgcaccttgttctggggacaataaaaggccactctaaaatgtgcagttttgtcacacagcaca
This window contains:
- the LOC118372717 gene encoding COP9 signalosome complex subunit 4-like isoform X1, which encodes MAAGVRQELAQLMNSSGSHKDLAGKYRQILEKAIQFTDAEQLESLKAFVEAMVNENVSLVISRQLLTDFCTNIPSLPDSTAKSVYHFTLEKIQPRVISFEEQVASIRQHLSTIYEKEEDWRNAAQVLVGIPLETGQKQYNVDYKLDTYLKIARLYLEDDDPVQAEAYINRASLLQNESTNEQLQVHYKVCYARVLDYRRKFIEAAQRYNELSYKSIVHETERLEALKHALHCTILASAGQQRSRMLATLFKDERCQQLAAYGILEKMYLDRIIRGNQLQEFAAMLMPHQKATTGDGSSILDRAVIEHNLLSASKLYNNITFEELGALLEIPPAKDDYLHGEVPGYRCSLAEKIASQMITEGRMNGFIDQIDGIVHFETREPLPTWDKQIQSLCFQVNNLLEKITAAAPEWTAQAMEAQMTQ
- the LOC118372717 gene encoding COP9 signalosome complex subunit 4-like isoform X2, with product MAAGVRQELAQLMNSSGSHKDLAGKYRQILEKAIQFTDAEQLESLKAFVEAMVNENVSLVISRQLLTDFCTNIPSLPDSTAKSVYHFTLEKIQPRVISFEEQVASIRQHLSTIYEKEEDWRNAAQVLVGIPLETGQKQYNVDYKLDTYLKIARLYLEDDDPVQAEAYINRASLLQNESTNEQLQVHYKVCYARVLDYRRKFIEAAQRYNELSYKSIVHETERLEALKHALHCTILASAGQQRSRMLATLFKDERCQQLAAYGILEKMYLDRIIRGNQLQEFAAMLMPHQKATTGDGSSILDRAVIEHNLLSASKLYNNITFEELGALLEIPPAKAEKIASQMITEGRMNGFIDQIDGIVHFETREPLPTWDKQIQSLCFQVNNLLEKITAAAPEWTAQAMEAQMTQ
- the LOC118372717 gene encoding COP9 signalosome complex subunit 4-like isoform X3 → MVNENVSLVISRQLLTDFCTNIPSLPDSTAKSVYHFTLEKIQPRVISFEEQVASIRQHLSTIYEKEEDWRNAAQVLVGIPLETGQKQYNVDYKLDTYLKIARLYLEDDDPVQAEAYINRASLLQNESTNEQLQVHYKVCYARVLDYRRKFIEAAQRYNELSYKSIVHETERLEALKHALHCTILASAGQQRSRMLATLFKDERCQQLAAYGILEKMYLDRIIRGNQLQEFAAMLMPHQKATTGDGSSILDRAVIEHNLLSASKLYNNITFEELGALLEIPPAKDDYLHGEVPGYRCSLAEKIASQMITEGRMNGFIDQIDGIVHFETREPLPTWDKQIQSLCFQVNNLLEKITAAAPEWTAQAMEAQMTQ